In Aeromicrobium marinum DSM 15272, one genomic interval encodes:
- a CDS encoding DUF6049 family protein, producing MTRTSRTTRRAGAAAAVASMVVGLLVVLLSPAGTAAAAETDDPSLSVTITALTPAALVVGEPVTLSGSVTNDNDFTWSNLQAYLVIPRSPFTTRAQITQAIAGGRSYTGERVVALESIDDLGDLSPGASRSFSVTVPWEELEVTGAEGVYPVGIQLLGTRPNGERSNVAVARATTFVPLVADTRPVVPAGVLWPFVMPIARGETGRWVDPDTLVDAVAPGGRLRNLVDLVASTPVASGTVLIDPALLDGLADLAENRGVAEADRLSDLETTQVRAFLTDLTSVGRRGSTWIAGYGLPDQLALSRQPGIGSQLQAAVTTATESATQAAGIPGRRATWIAAAGLDEDTLVKVRRSGDQPVVVASSELADWDRRDGSVVSYPTDAGPVPLLVTDDLAEGVPGSESVVTVRQRLLAEAALASFQQAIDPDSRADAVTVVPPTWDPGPDWQSAGFAAAWTSPWVAQVTLDDLLLRDVEAYTGRLADRDSAPLPRRVLTAAAELQAAGASLEAVTVEGGRSGAVARLVAGIVGLRWRDDVDAAVAIARSERNLVAEQLAAITIEGPPSFLLSGTVGQIPLTISNDTTRTIRVGVRIGSSNPDLTVPDVEPVDIAAGARTTIDVTVDVGDRSTSTLSARLVSDEGAPIGEAAEFNVRSSNVGTVLWVAMAAAGLLVLVALLRRFRHGRRLPSATEEPAA from the coding sequence GTGACCCGCACCAGCCGCACGACCCGTCGCGCGGGAGCGGCGGCAGCCGTGGCGTCGATGGTGGTGGGACTGCTGGTGGTGCTGCTGTCGCCCGCGGGGACGGCGGCGGCCGCCGAGACCGACGACCCGTCGCTGTCGGTCACCATCACCGCCCTGACCCCGGCCGCCCTCGTGGTGGGTGAACCGGTGACCCTCAGCGGCAGCGTCACCAACGACAACGACTTCACCTGGTCCAACCTGCAGGCCTACCTCGTCATCCCGCGGTCACCGTTCACGACCCGCGCCCAGATCACGCAGGCCATCGCCGGCGGGCGCAGCTACACCGGCGAACGGGTGGTGGCCCTGGAGTCGATCGACGACCTGGGTGACCTGTCGCCCGGGGCCAGCCGGTCGTTCTCGGTCACCGTGCCGTGGGAAGAGCTCGAGGTCACCGGCGCCGAGGGGGTCTACCCGGTCGGCATCCAGCTGCTCGGCACCCGTCCCAACGGCGAACGCTCCAACGTCGCCGTCGCGCGGGCGACCACGTTCGTGCCGCTCGTCGCCGACACCCGCCCGGTGGTGCCCGCCGGCGTGCTGTGGCCCTTCGTCATGCCGATCGCCCGCGGTGAGACCGGTCGCTGGGTCGATCCCGACACCCTGGTCGACGCCGTGGCGCCCGGTGGGCGGTTGCGGAACCTGGTCGACCTGGTCGCGTCGACCCCCGTGGCGTCGGGGACCGTCCTCATCGATCCCGCCCTGCTCGACGGGCTCGCCGACCTCGCCGAGAACCGTGGCGTGGCCGAGGCCGACCGGCTGTCCGACCTCGAGACCACGCAGGTCCGGGCCTTCCTCACCGACCTGACTTCGGTGGGCCGGCGGGGCAGCACCTGGATCGCCGGCTACGGGCTGCCCGACCAGCTGGCCCTGAGTCGCCAGCCCGGCATCGGCTCCCAGCTCCAGGCCGCCGTGACCACGGCGACGGAGTCGGCCACCCAGGCCGCCGGCATCCCCGGTCGGCGGGCCACGTGGATCGCGGCCGCCGGGCTCGACGAGGACACCCTCGTGAAGGTCCGCCGGTCCGGCGACCAGCCGGTCGTGGTCGCATCGTCGGAGCTGGCCGACTGGGACCGACGGGACGGGTCGGTCGTCAGCTACCCCACCGACGCCGGACCCGTCCCCTTGCTGGTCACCGACGACCTGGCCGAGGGCGTGCCCGGGTCCGAGTCGGTCGTGACGGTGCGACAGCGCCTCCTCGCCGAGGCGGCCCTCGCCAGCTTCCAGCAGGCGATCGACCCCGACTCCCGGGCGGACGCCGTCACGGTCGTGCCACCGACCTGGGACCCCGGACCGGACTGGCAGAGCGCGGGTTTCGCCGCGGCGTGGACCTCACCGTGGGTCGCCCAGGTGACCCTGGACGACCTGCTCCTGCGCGATGTCGAGGCGTACACCGGGCGCCTCGCCGACCGTGATTCCGCCCCGCTCCCCAGGCGGGTGCTCACGGCAGCGGCCGAGCTCCAGGCCGCCGGGGCCTCGCTGGAGGCCGTCACGGTCGAGGGCGGCCGCAGCGGCGCCGTCGCCCGTCTCGTGGCCGGCATCGTCGGACTGCGGTGGCGCGACGACGTCGACGCGGCCGTGGCCATCGCCCGTTCCGAGCGCAACCTCGTGGCCGAGCAGCTCGCGGCCATCACGATCGAGGGTCCGCCGTCCTTCCTGCTGTCCGGCACGGTCGGCCAGATCCCGCTGACCATCAGCAACGACACGACCCGCACCATCCGGGTCGGGGTGCGGATCGGATCGAGCAACCCCGACCTGACCGTGCCCGACGTCGAGCCGGTCGACATCGCCGCCGGGGCCCGGACCACCATCGACGTCACCGTCGACGTCGGTGACCGCAGCACCTCGACGTTGAGCGCCCGGCTCGTGTCGGACGAGGGCGCCCCCATCGGCGAGGCCGCCGAGTTCAACGTCCGCTCCAGCAACGTCGGCACCGTCCTGTGGGTCGCGATGGCCGCAGCCGGGCTGCTCGTCCTGGTCGCGCTGCTGCGCCGGTTCCGGCACGGCCGGCGCCTGCCCAGCGCGACCGAGGAGCCCGCCGCGTGA